CATCGAAAGCAGCAGGATCCTCATGGACGTATCACCTCGTTGTGGGTGGGCGATGGTTTCGCCCGGCCACTCCTGGCGAGCCTCGTGCCGGATGTTGTCATCGGCACTAAAAGTGCTTCTCTCCCAATCGTTTGCGCCACCTTTTCGTCCGCTCCATTCCCGCGCCCCCGTTCCACCCCGTTCCGCCCGCACCCCGTATCGTGACACCTACGGGAGCCCCCCCAGGAGCCTCGCGGCCGAGACGATCCGAGTTCGCCGGACACGGCGGTCCACCCCCGGAACACGCACGAGCTGGAGGCGGGGCAGATCCCCGAGCTGCCCCGCGAAGTGCTCGAGTGCGGCCGAGGGGCGCTCGTCGGCCAGCTTGCATTCGATCAGGACGACAGGCTTGCGCGCGTCCGTGACCAGGAAGTCCACCTCGCGCTTCTCCTTGTCTTGCAGGTACCAGAGGTCGAACTCGCCGTAGCCCAGGTCGCTCCAGCAATGGACGGCTTTCAGGAGGTGTCC
The window above is part of the Gemmatimonadota bacterium genome. Proteins encoded here:
- a CDS encoding DUF4143 domain-containing protein; this translates as MSGGARGQELEVGFDTVASWLDALDRLFYCHRVPPSSRRVSRALKKERKLYLWDWSEVAEPVARFENMVAGHLLKAVHCWSDLGYGEFDLWYLQDKEKREVDFLVTDARKPVVLIECKLADERPSAALEHFAGQLGDLPRLQLVRVPGVDRRVRRTRIVSAARLLGGLP